Proteins encoded within one genomic window of Saccharopolyspora pogona:
- a CDS encoding Uma2 family endonuclease — MTALVQHELGPFTIADWHALPAREDGSRLELIEGYWLVTPPPSGQHQWAEKRIISMFDQAINSAKRTDLYAVGGIGIEISTSYRSALIPDFVVLDTPPVGTSFQPGNVLLIGEIWSPGNTSSEQQEKFQACERAGIPFFWSVAQDRGGPTELAAYRLENGRYVCDATAQTGHGSARIAASPVPFELDVASLRL; from the coding sequence GTGACCGCGCTTGTCCAGCACGAACTCGGGCCGTTCACGATCGCCGATTGGCACGCGCTCCCCGCCCGTGAGGACGGTTCGCGACTGGAACTCATCGAGGGGTACTGGCTCGTGACGCCACCGCCGAGCGGACAGCACCAATGGGCGGAGAAGCGCATCATCTCGATGTTCGACCAGGCCATCAACTCGGCGAAGCGAACCGATCTCTACGCGGTCGGTGGTATCGGCATCGAGATCAGCACGAGTTACCGCTCCGCCCTCATCCCCGATTTCGTGGTCCTCGACACGCCGCCCGTCGGCACGTCGTTCCAGCCGGGGAACGTCCTACTCATCGGCGAGATCTGGTCCCCCGGCAACACCTCCAGCGAGCAGCAGGAGAAGTTCCAGGCCTGCGAACGAGCTGGCATCCCGTTCTTCTGGAGCGTCGCTCAGGACCGCGGTGGGCCGACCGAACTGGCTGCGTACCGCCTCGAAAACGGCCGGTACGTGTGCGACGCGACCGCGCAGACCGGTCACGGGAGTGCGCGGATCGCC
- a CDS encoding thiolase family protein — MAAPASAPADSRSRQAVRDVVFVDGVRTPFGKAGSKGQYAQTRADDMVVKVIRELLRRHPELPAERIDEVAIAATTQIGDQGLTIGRSAALLAGLPKSVPGFAIDRMCAGAMTAVTTVSSGIAFGAYDVAIAGGVEHMGNHPMGEGADPNPRFVSDKIVDPSALIMGSTAENLHDRFPTLTKQRTDAYAALSQQRYDEALRAGKITPDLVAVSTRSEQGWGLATTDEPPRPGTTVEALSGLKTPFRPHGRVTPGNAAGLNDGATGCLLADADTAAELGLPVGMRLVGYAFAGVEPEVMGVGPVPATEKALQRAGLTIDDIGLFEINEAFAVQVLAFLEHFGIADDDPRVNPWGGAIACGHPLASSGVRLMTQLSRHFAERPEVRYGITTMCIGFGMGGTVIWENPNYNAGGAR, encoded by the coding sequence GTGGCCGCACCTGCGTCGGCACCCGCCGACAGCCGCAGCCGCCAAGCGGTTCGGGACGTGGTCTTCGTCGACGGCGTACGCACGCCGTTCGGCAAGGCCGGTTCGAAGGGCCAGTACGCCCAGACCCGCGCCGACGACATGGTCGTCAAGGTCATCCGGGAGCTGCTGCGGCGGCACCCGGAACTGCCGGCGGAGCGCATCGACGAGGTCGCCATCGCCGCCACCACCCAGATCGGCGACCAAGGCCTGACCATCGGCCGCAGCGCGGCGCTGCTGGCCGGGCTGCCCAAGTCGGTCCCCGGCTTCGCCATCGACCGGATGTGCGCCGGCGCCATGACGGCGGTGACCACCGTGTCCAGCGGCATCGCCTTCGGCGCCTACGACGTGGCGATCGCCGGCGGCGTCGAGCACATGGGCAACCACCCGATGGGCGAGGGCGCCGACCCCAACCCGCGCTTCGTTTCCGACAAGATCGTCGACCCGTCGGCGCTGATCATGGGCTCGACCGCGGAGAACCTGCACGACCGGTTCCCGACGCTGACCAAGCAGCGCACCGACGCCTACGCGGCCCTGAGCCAGCAGCGCTACGACGAGGCGCTGCGTGCCGGGAAGATCACGCCGGACCTGGTCGCGGTGTCCACCCGCTCCGAGCAGGGCTGGGGCCTGGCCACCACCGACGAGCCGCCGCGCCCGGGCACCACGGTCGAAGCGCTGAGCGGCCTGAAGACGCCGTTCCGGCCGCACGGCCGGGTCACCCCGGGCAACGCCGCGGGCCTCAACGACGGCGCGACGGGCTGCCTGCTGGCCGACGCGGACACCGCCGCCGAGCTCGGCCTGCCGGTCGGAATGCGGCTGGTCGGCTACGCCTTCGCCGGCGTGGAGCCGGAGGTGATGGGCGTCGGGCCGGTGCCCGCCACCGAGAAGGCGCTGCAGCGCGCCGGGCTGACCATCGACGACATCGGCCTGTTCGAGATCAACGAGGCCTTCGCGGTGCAGGTGCTGGCGTTCCTGGAGCACTTCGGCATCGCCGACGACGACCCGCGGGTCAACCCGTGGGGCGGCGCGATCGCCTGCGGCCACCCGCTGGCGTCCTCCGGCGTGCGGCTGATGACCCAGCTGTCCCGGCACTTCGCCGAGCGCCCCGAGGTGCGCTACGGCATCACGACCATGTGCATCGGCTTCGGCATGGGCGGAACGGTCATCTGGGAGAACCCGAACTACAACGCAGGAGGCGCCCGATGA
- a CDS encoding ribonuclease D, producing MEAASPETVGSDRPEPVLLTEPTDGVPPVVDTPAALNAAANALAAGTGPVAVDTERASGYRYSQRAYLVQLRREGAGTVLVDPIALDGALDPLLPALADAEWVLHAASQDLPCLAELDLRPARLFDTELAGRLAGFERVSLGALVERMLGYRLEKGHSAADWSRRPLPQDWLVYAALDVELLTALRDAMRDELERQGKLDWAHEEFEAVRTAAPAAPRAEPWRRTSGIHRVRNPRQLAAVRALWETRDNVARDRDLAPGRVLPDSSIVQAAQANPKTEADLVALPVFGGRQQRRRAAMWLQALRAARRLENDELPAPASPHEGPPPTNRWADRDPAAAARLSAARSALSKIAERNNLPVENLLLPDLVRRTCWTPPEDRSACGVAELLRDKGAREWQINLTADALSKALHATATD from the coding sequence GTGGAAGCTGCAAGCCCCGAGACCGTTGGGTCCGACCGCCCGGAGCCGGTGTTGTTGACCGAACCCACCGACGGCGTGCCGCCGGTGGTGGACACACCGGCCGCGTTGAACGCGGCCGCAAACGCACTGGCTGCGGGGACCGGACCGGTCGCCGTGGACACCGAGCGCGCTTCGGGTTACCGCTACTCGCAACGCGCCTACCTGGTGCAACTCCGCAGAGAAGGCGCCGGCACCGTGCTGGTGGACCCGATCGCGCTGGACGGTGCGCTTGATCCGCTGCTGCCGGCCTTGGCCGACGCGGAGTGGGTGCTGCACGCGGCGTCGCAGGACCTGCCGTGTCTCGCCGAGCTCGACCTGCGTCCGGCGCGCTTGTTCGACACCGAACTGGCTGGCCGGCTCGCCGGGTTCGAGCGCGTGTCGCTCGGTGCGCTCGTGGAGCGCATGCTCGGCTACCGGCTGGAGAAGGGCCACAGTGCGGCGGACTGGTCTCGCCGACCGCTCCCCCAGGACTGGCTGGTGTACGCCGCACTGGATGTGGAGCTGCTGACCGCCCTGCGCGACGCGATGCGCGACGAGCTGGAGCGGCAGGGCAAGCTGGACTGGGCGCACGAGGAGTTCGAGGCGGTCCGCACCGCCGCGCCCGCCGCGCCGCGTGCCGAGCCTTGGCGCCGCACGTCCGGCATTCACCGGGTGCGCAATCCTCGACAGCTGGCGGCCGTTCGAGCCCTGTGGGAGACCCGGGACAACGTCGCGCGGGATCGCGATCTCGCGCCCGGACGCGTGCTGCCGGACTCCTCGATCGTGCAGGCCGCGCAGGCCAATCCGAAGACCGAGGCCGACCTCGTCGCCCTGCCGGTGTTCGGCGGGCGTCAGCAACGGCGCCGGGCCGCGATGTGGTTGCAGGCCCTGCGGGCGGCGCGTCGGCTGGAGAACGACGAGCTGCCGGCCCCGGCCTCACCGCACGAGGGCCCGCCCCCGACGAACCGCTGGGCCGACCGGGATCCGGCGGCCGCGGCGCGGCTGTCCGCGGCGCGTTCGGCGCTGTCGAAGATCGCCGAGCGCAACAACCTGCCGGTGGAGAACCTGCTGCTCCCCGACCTGGTCCGGCGGACCTGCTGGACCCCGCCGGAGGACCGCAGCGCCTGCGGCGTGGCCGAGCTGCTGCGCGACAAGGGCGCCCGCGAGTGGCAGATCAACCTCACGGCCGACGCCTTGAGCAAGGCCCTCCACGCGACGGCCACGGACTGA
- a CDS encoding helix-turn-helix domain-containing protein, whose protein sequence is MLYVPTAVAPDLASDLVTGWTADVAGAATIVPDGCVDVLWISTGVIRVCGPETSAWSFALPSGTEAVGVRFRAGRAGSVLDFDTAELRNRRVSLDDVLGSRAQRLLGDQIGAAEDQGSRLRVLQDHAREWLGAAAPEDSAAETVRRMLVHDSRTTVAEMAEATGLCARQLNRRCVRAFGYGPSMLRRILRLQQFLRMARHPGAPIDLATLAVAAGYTDQSHLSRDCRQIARSGPGALVGR, encoded by the coding sequence GTGCTGTACGTGCCTACGGCGGTGGCCCCGGACTTGGCTTCGGACCTCGTGACCGGTTGGACTGCGGACGTGGCGGGCGCCGCGACGATCGTGCCGGACGGTTGCGTCGACGTGCTGTGGATCAGCACGGGCGTGATCCGCGTTTGCGGCCCGGAAACATCGGCGTGGTCGTTCGCCCTGCCGTCGGGCACCGAGGCGGTAGGCGTGCGATTCCGCGCGGGGCGGGCGGGCAGTGTTCTCGACTTCGACACCGCCGAGCTGCGCAACAGGCGGGTGTCCCTGGACGACGTGCTCGGCTCCCGGGCCCAACGGCTCCTCGGCGACCAGATCGGGGCCGCCGAGGACCAGGGGAGCCGGCTTCGTGTCCTCCAAGACCACGCTCGCGAATGGCTCGGGGCGGCGGCTCCGGAGGACTCCGCTGCCGAGACCGTCCGGCGAATGCTCGTGCACGACAGCCGGACGACGGTCGCCGAGATGGCTGAGGCCACCGGACTCTGTGCGCGGCAGCTGAACCGGCGATGCGTGCGGGCGTTCGGCTACGGGCCCTCGATGCTGCGCCGAATCCTCCGGCTGCAACAGTTCCTGCGCATGGCAAGGCATCCTGGCGCCCCGATCGATCTCGCAACGCTGGCGGTGGCCGCCGGCTACACCGACCAGTCACACCTTTCGCGCGACTGCCGGCAGATCGCCCGGAGCGGCCCGGGCGCGCTCGTCGGCCGCTGA
- a CDS encoding IS110 family RNA-guided transposase: MLFVGDDWAEDHHDVEVQDETGRRLGRARLPEGVTGVARLHALIGEHLPEGAEPDQVVIGIETDRGPWVQALIAAGYTVYAINPRQVARYRERHGTSGAKSDAGDAHALADMVRTDRHQLRAVAGDTEQAQAVKVVARAHQTLIWDRHRHMLRLRTALREFFPAALEAFDDLLAPDALELLGRAPDPDQAARVSRAQITGALKRARRRNVDEKTTAIQTALHTEHLTQPPAVAAAYAVTVRSLVSVITAFNTEIAAVQEQVQACFGRARDAEIYLSQPGMGQILGARALGEFGDDADRYASAKNRKNYAGTSPITRQSGKKKTVLARFVHNDRLVDALHQQAFCALRASPGARAYYDELRGRGMNHHAALRQLSNRLVGILHGCLKTRSTYDEHTAWAHHNRDQQAAA, translated from the coding sequence GTGTTGTTCGTCGGAGATGACTGGGCTGAAGATCACCACGATGTCGAGGTGCAGGATGAGACGGGTCGGCGGCTGGGTCGGGCTCGGCTGCCGGAGGGCGTGACCGGGGTTGCCCGGCTGCACGCGCTGATCGGTGAGCATCTGCCCGAGGGCGCCGAGCCTGACCAGGTCGTGATCGGGATTGAGACTGATCGAGGTCCATGGGTCCAGGCGCTGATCGCGGCCGGGTACACGGTGTATGCGATCAACCCGCGGCAGGTGGCGCGCTATCGGGAGCGGCACGGCACCTCGGGCGCCAAAAGCGACGCCGGGGACGCGCACGCCCTGGCCGACATGGTGCGCACCGACCGTCATCAGTTACGCGCGGTCGCCGGTGACACCGAGCAGGCCCAGGCCGTGAAGGTGGTGGCGCGGGCGCACCAGACGCTGATCTGGGACCGGCACCGGCACATGCTGCGGCTACGCACCGCGCTGCGCGAGTTCTTCCCCGCCGCGCTGGAAGCCTTCGACGATCTCCTCGCCCCGGATGCACTGGAACTCCTTGGCCGGGCACCGGACCCGGACCAGGCGGCCAGGGTGTCACGCGCGCAGATCACGGGCGCGCTCAAGCGGGCCCGGCGCCGCAACGTGGACGAGAAGACCACCGCGATCCAGACCGCGCTGCACACTGAACACCTGACCCAGCCGCCGGCCGTGGCCGCCGCCTACGCGGTGACGGTGCGGTCCCTGGTTAGCGTGATCACTGCCTTCAACACCGAGATCGCCGCCGTGCAAGAGCAGGTGCAGGCGTGTTTTGGCCGAGCCCGGGACGCTGAGATCTACCTGTCCCAGCCCGGCATGGGACAGATCCTCGGGGCCCGGGCCCTCGGCGAGTTCGGCGACGACGCCGACCGCTACGCGAGCGCGAAGAACCGGAAGAACTACGCCGGCACCAGCCCGATCACCCGCCAGTCCGGTAAGAAGAAGACCGTGCTGGCCCGCTTCGTCCACAACGACCGGCTCGTCGACGCCCTGCACCAGCAGGCCTTCTGCGCCCTCCGCGCCTCACCCGGCGCCCGCGCCTACTACGACGAGCTCCGCGGCCGCGGCATGAACCACCACGCCGCCTTACGCCAGCTGTCCAACCGACTCGTCGGCATCCTGCACGGCTGCCTCAAGACCCGGAGCACCTACGACGAACACACCGCCTGGGCACACCACAACCGAGACCAGCAAGCCGCCGCTTGA
- a CDS encoding response regulator, whose translation MVPHPREELFTVLVVDDHPLLREAIAARLLQMGAGTVHEAASMAEARARALATGPCDLAILDLGLPDGTGIELVTELRSQGWPRIVVLASSDDPYAVRAAFQAGAQAYLLKSASPMVVTDGVRRVLDGGVYADPSVAPVLAAGTRVPGTDNTPRELSGREVEVLQLVADGRSNKEIGEALNLSALTVKSHLSRIGRKLGTGDRAQMVALAMRAGVIR comes from the coding sequence ATGGTCCCGCACCCGCGGGAAGAGCTGTTCACGGTGCTCGTGGTGGACGATCATCCGCTGCTCCGGGAGGCAATCGCCGCCCGGCTGCTGCAGATGGGCGCCGGCACGGTGCACGAGGCTGCATCCATGGCCGAAGCCAGGGCTCGCGCCCTGGCGACCGGTCCTTGCGACCTCGCAATTCTCGATCTCGGGCTCCCGGACGGGACCGGCATCGAGCTGGTAACCGAACTCCGGAGCCAGGGCTGGCCACGGATCGTGGTGCTCGCTTCGTCGGATGACCCATATGCGGTCCGGGCTGCCTTCCAGGCAGGTGCGCAGGCGTACCTGCTGAAGTCGGCCTCGCCGATGGTGGTCACCGACGGTGTGCGCCGCGTGCTCGACGGCGGCGTGTACGCCGATCCCAGCGTGGCGCCGGTGCTTGCCGCCGGTACCCGCGTGCCGGGAACGGACAACACGCCTCGCGAGCTGTCCGGGCGCGAAGTCGAGGTGCTCCAGTTGGTGGCCGACGGCCGCTCCAACAAGGAGATCGGCGAGGCCCTGAACCTGTCCGCGCTCACGGTGAAGAGCCACCTGTCGCGGATAGGGCGCAAGCTGGGCACCGGCGACCGGGCACAGATGGTTGCGCTGGCCATGCGGGCCGGCGTGATCCGATGA
- a CDS encoding DUF3000 domain-containing protein, with the protein MSATPEVFRQAVAALTSFRPRAEIELSEVGPPKRLAPWAHALAAEANGPAGELATARLVLLYDPEGQEAWDGVLRLVVYLRAELDPELATDPLLPAVGWSWLTDALEDSGASWTALGGTVTLTSSARFGDIAGPTRSHDLELRGSWTATDAQLEPHAAAFHELMASAAGLPPEGVSMLGGRPSGTAPRS; encoded by the coding sequence ATGTCGGCGACGCCCGAAGTCTTCCGGCAGGCTGTTGCCGCGTTGACGTCGTTCCGCCCGCGGGCCGAGATCGAGCTGAGCGAGGTCGGGCCACCGAAGCGCCTGGCGCCCTGGGCGCATGCGCTCGCCGCGGAGGCGAACGGGCCGGCCGGCGAGCTCGCCACCGCTCGGCTGGTGCTTCTCTACGACCCGGAGGGTCAGGAGGCGTGGGACGGCGTGTTGCGGCTCGTCGTCTACCTGCGGGCCGAGCTCGACCCGGAACTGGCCACCGACCCGCTGCTGCCGGCGGTGGGCTGGTCGTGGCTGACCGACGCGTTGGAGGACTCCGGCGCGTCCTGGACCGCCCTTGGCGGCACGGTCACGCTGACCTCGTCGGCCCGGTTCGGCGACATCGCCGGCCCGACCCGCAGCCACGACCTGGAACTGCGCGGCTCCTGGACGGCCACCGACGCCCAGCTGGAACCGCACGCGGCCGCGTTCCACGAATTGATGGCGAGTGCAGCCGGCTTGCCGCCGGAAGGCGTCTCGATGCTCGGCGGACGGCCCAGCGGCACGGCTCCGCGAAGCTGA
- the hemE gene encoding uroporphyrinogen decarboxylase translates to MTNSANSAPVSARRDLADAPLLVAARGGTPRHTPVWFMRQAGRSLPEYRRVREGVPMLQACLTPELVSEITLQPVRRHGVDAAILFSDIVLPLYAAGIGLDIVAGTGPVVSNPVRTAADVAALPRLDPAQVAPVADAIGLLVRELGETPLIGFAGAPFTLASYLVEGGPSRNHERTKALMHSDPQTWHALLERLADTTLEFLEAQLAAGVDAIQLFDSWAGALSLRDYREFVLPHSRRIFASIAEIADVPKIHFGVGTGELLGAMRSAGADVVGVDWRVPLDEAANRLRAALPDAAEPVVQGNLDPAVLFAGWDAIEREVHRVLGEGKAAGGHIFNLGHGVLPTTDPEVLTRVVELVHAASEQ, encoded by the coding sequence ATGACGAACTCAGCGAACTCCGCGCCGGTCTCGGCCCGCCGGGACCTCGCCGACGCCCCCCTGCTCGTCGCCGCTCGCGGCGGTACCCCCCGGCACACCCCGGTCTGGTTCATGCGGCAGGCGGGTCGTTCGCTGCCGGAGTACCGCAGGGTCCGCGAGGGCGTGCCGATGCTGCAGGCGTGCCTGACGCCGGAGCTGGTCAGCGAGATCACGCTGCAGCCGGTGCGCCGGCACGGAGTGGACGCCGCGATCTTGTTCAGCGACATCGTGCTGCCGCTTTACGCGGCCGGCATCGGGCTGGACATCGTCGCGGGCACCGGCCCGGTCGTGTCGAACCCGGTTCGTACCGCCGCCGACGTCGCCGCGCTGCCGAGACTGGACCCGGCGCAGGTCGCTCCGGTCGCCGACGCGATCGGACTGCTGGTGCGCGAACTGGGGGAGACGCCGCTGATCGGGTTCGCCGGCGCCCCGTTCACGCTTGCCTCCTACCTGGTGGAGGGCGGCCCGAGCCGCAACCACGAGCGCACCAAGGCGCTGATGCACTCCGACCCGCAGACCTGGCACGCGCTGCTGGAGCGGCTGGCGGACACGACGCTGGAGTTCCTGGAGGCGCAGCTGGCGGCCGGGGTCGATGCGATCCAGCTCTTCGACTCCTGGGCCGGGGCCCTGTCGCTGCGCGACTACCGCGAGTTCGTGCTGCCGCACAGCCGGCGGATCTTCGCCAGCATCGCGGAGATCGCGGACGTGCCGAAGATCCACTTCGGGGTGGGCACCGGCGAGCTGCTCGGCGCGATGCGCTCCGCCGGCGCCGACGTGGTCGGCGTGGACTGGAGAGTGCCGCTGGACGAGGCGGCGAACCGGCTGCGGGCGGCGTTGCCGGACGCGGCCGAGCCGGTGGTGCAGGGCAACCTCGACCCGGCGGTGTTGTTCGCCGGGTGGGACGCGATCGAGCGCGAGGTGCACCGGGTCCTCGGCGAGGGCAAGGCCGCCGGCGGGCACATTTTCAACCTCGGTCACGGGGTGCTGCCCACCACCGACCCCGAGGTGCTCACGCGCGTCGTCGAGCTGGTGCACGCCGCGAGCGAGCAGTGA
- a CDS encoding 3-hydroxyacyl-CoA dehydrogenase NAD-binding domain-containing protein, with protein sequence MTVGTSTTDFAALFPGEVVTKAFTRLVDVPGLGGKLALITIDNGHDHTRPSTFGPGGLASLNAALDEAFAAEPAAIAVTGKPFVFAVGADLSGIGRITEREHAHQIAQAGHDVFRRLTESKIPTFAFVNGATLGGGLELALSCHYRTVASNAGAIAFPECFLGLFPGWGGTQLLPNLIGPDAAVTVIIENALSQNRMLNPKKARQLGIFDELLESPDFLEESVRWAVRVVNGEQAVTRPEIDRGKAWDDAVARAKGIVESRTHGASPAVTKAVELIELARGNDLDAGYAAETEALTDALMSDELRSGLYSFDLTQKRAKRPAGAPDKSLARNVTKVGVVGAGLMAGQLALLFVRRLEVPVVITDVDQERIDRGVGYIHGEIDKLAAKGRLSPDAVNRLKALVTGSLDKRAFADADFVIEAVFEEMSVKQQVFAELEEHVSPEAILATNTSSLSITEMGSKLKNPERVVGFHFFNPVAVLPLLEVVRGEQTDDAALATAFKVGKQLKKSCVLVKDAPAFVVNRLLTRFMGEVIATIDEGTPFDVADNALEPLGLPMTPMVLLQLVGPAVAQHVNETMHAAYPDRFGLSGNMQRFVDARKTAVWITDESSQSAARSASVGDGDRATGGQVVDPEVAALWEQGDRPSTSEQVRERALNALAEEIGIMLDEGVVAEAQDIDLCMLLGAGWPFWLGGITPYLDRAGIAEKVNGKRFLAPGVASVPA encoded by the coding sequence ATGACAGTCGGAACTTCGACGACAGACTTCGCGGCGCTGTTCCCCGGCGAAGTGGTGACCAAGGCGTTCACCAGGCTCGTCGACGTGCCCGGCCTGGGCGGCAAGCTCGCGCTGATCACCATCGACAACGGCCATGACCACACCCGGCCGTCCACCTTCGGCCCGGGCGGTCTGGCCAGCCTGAACGCCGCGCTGGACGAGGCGTTCGCCGCCGAGCCAGCGGCCATCGCGGTCACCGGCAAGCCGTTCGTGTTCGCCGTGGGCGCGGACCTCTCCGGCATCGGGCGGATCACCGAGCGAGAGCACGCCCACCAGATCGCCCAGGCCGGGCACGACGTGTTCCGCCGGCTCACCGAGTCGAAGATCCCGACCTTCGCGTTCGTCAATGGCGCGACGCTCGGCGGCGGCCTGGAGCTGGCGCTGTCCTGCCACTACCGGACGGTGGCGTCGAACGCGGGCGCCATCGCGTTCCCGGAGTGCTTCCTGGGCCTGTTCCCGGGCTGGGGCGGCACCCAGCTGCTGCCGAACCTGATCGGGCCGGACGCCGCGGTGACGGTGATCATCGAGAACGCGCTCAGCCAGAACCGGATGCTCAACCCGAAGAAGGCCCGTCAGCTGGGCATCTTCGACGAGCTGCTGGAGAGCCCGGACTTCCTGGAGGAGTCGGTGCGCTGGGCGGTCCGGGTGGTCAACGGCGAGCAGGCCGTGACCCGCCCGGAGATCGACCGCGGCAAGGCCTGGGACGACGCCGTCGCCCGCGCCAAGGGCATCGTCGAGTCCCGCACCCACGGCGCCTCCCCCGCGGTGACCAAGGCCGTCGAGCTGATCGAACTGGCCAGGGGCAACGACCTCGACGCGGGCTACGCCGCCGAGACCGAGGCGCTGACCGACGCGCTGATGTCCGACGAGCTGCGCTCCGGGCTCTACTCCTTCGACCTGACCCAGAAGCGCGCCAAGCGGCCCGCCGGGGCGCCCGACAAGTCGTTGGCGCGCAACGTCACCAAGGTCGGCGTGGTCGGCGCCGGGCTGATGGCCGGTCAGCTGGCGCTGCTGTTCGTGCGCCGCCTGGAGGTGCCGGTGGTGATCACCGACGTCGACCAGGAGCGCATCGACCGCGGCGTGGGCTACATCCACGGCGAGATCGACAAGCTCGCCGCCAAGGGCCGCCTGTCGCCGGACGCGGTGAACCGACTGAAGGCACTGGTCACCGGCTCACTGGACAAGAGGGCGTTCGCCGACGCCGACTTCGTCATCGAGGCCGTCTTCGAGGAGATGTCGGTCAAGCAGCAGGTGTTCGCCGAGCTGGAGGAGCATGTCTCCCCCGAGGCGATCCTGGCCACCAACACCTCGTCGCTGTCGATCACCGAGATGGGCTCGAAGCTGAAGAACCCGGAGCGGGTCGTCGGCTTCCACTTCTTCAACCCGGTCGCGGTGCTGCCGCTGCTGGAGGTGGTGCGCGGCGAGCAGACCGACGACGCGGCGCTGGCGACGGCGTTCAAGGTCGGCAAGCAGCTGAAGAAGTCGTGCGTGCTGGTCAAGGACGCGCCGGCGTTCGTGGTGAACCGGCTGCTGACCCGCTTCATGGGCGAGGTCATCGCGACCATCGACGAGGGCACGCCGTTCGACGTGGCCGACAACGCGCTGGAGCCGCTGGGCCTGCCGATGACCCCGATGGTGCTGCTGCAGCTGGTCGGCCCGGCGGTCGCCCAGCACGTCAACGAGACGATGCACGCGGCCTACCCGGACCGGTTCGGACTCAGCGGCAACATGCAGCGGTTCGTCGACGCGCGCAAGACCGCGGTGTGGATCACCGACGAGTCCAGTCAGTCAGCGGCGCGAAGCGCCTCCGTGGGGGACGGCGACCGGGCGACGGGCGGGCAGGTCGTGGACCCCGAGGTCGCGGCGCTGTGGGAGCAGGGCGACAGGCCCTCGACGTCCGAGCAGGTCCGCGAGCGGGCGCTGAACGCGCTGGCCGAGGAGATCGGGATCATGCTTGACGAGGGCGTGGTCGCGGAGGCGCAGGACATCGACCTGTGCATGCTCCTCGGTGCGGGCTGGCCGTTCTGGCTGGGCGGCATCACGCCGTACCTGGACCGCGCGGGCATCGCGGAGAAGGTCAACGGCAAGCGCTTCCTCGCCCCGGGAGTGGCCTCCGTTCCGGCCTGA
- a CDS encoding TIGR03086 family metal-binding protein, protein MSETSERYRALAAEFTRRVEAVPADTWATHSPCEGWTTLDVLRHVIDLHRDIPSWAGLTVTLAKVVDDDPLGAWLEARDALQALVDDPQRARQEYDGMFGRTTAEATIDRFLCFDLLVHGWDIARATGQDERLPAEEVTRVYADVLALGDNIRHKGVCGPEVRIADDAPEQDRLLAFLGRNP, encoded by the coding sequence ATGAGCGAAACCTCCGAGCGCTACCGAGCGCTGGCTGCCGAGTTCACCCGCCGAGTCGAGGCGGTGCCCGCTGACACGTGGGCGACGCATTCTCCCTGCGAAGGCTGGACCACGCTGGACGTCCTGCGCCACGTCATTGATCTGCACCGCGACATCCCCAGCTGGGCGGGCTTGACGGTCACCCTGGCGAAGGTTGTCGACGATGACCCGTTGGGAGCGTGGTTGGAGGCCCGCGACGCACTCCAAGCGCTGGTCGATGATCCGCAGCGGGCGCGGCAGGAGTATGACGGGATGTTCGGCCGCACCACGGCCGAGGCGACGATCGACCGGTTCCTGTGCTTCGACCTGCTCGTGCACGGATGGGACATCGCCAGGGCCACCGGACAGGACGAGCGGCTGCCGGCGGAAGAGGTGACGAGGGTGTACGCCGATGTTCTCGCCCTTGGGGACAACATCCGGCACAAGGGAGTCTGCGGCCCAGAGGTCCGCATCGCCGACGACGCGCCCGAGCAGGACCGCCTGCTCGCCTTCCTCGGCCGCAATCCGTAG